Within the Mucilaginibacter sp. CSA2-8R genome, the region AACCGGTTAAAAGAGTTTACCGTTGCCAAAGTTAAAAACCCGGGTATGATTGTAGGTGTACTGGGTTGTATGGCCGAACGCCTCAAAGCAAAGTTTTTGGAGGAAGAAAAGCTGGTTGATGTAGTTGTAGGCCCTGATGCTTACCGCGACCTGCCAAACCTGATTGACCAGGTTGATGACGGACAAAAAGCAGTGAATGTATTGCTGTCTCGCGAAGAAACTTATGCCGACATTAATCCTGTTCGTTTAAATACCAATGGCATTAATGCTTTTGTGTCCATTATGCGTGGTTGCGATAACATGTGCTCCTTCTGTGTGGTGCCATTTACCCGTGGCCGCGAACGCAGCCGCGATCCGCAATCTATCATTAAAGAGTGTACTGATCTTTATAATCAGGGGTATCGCGAGGTGACATTGCTGGGCCAAAACGTTGACTCTTACAAATGGAAGCCTGAAGCAACCGAGGCAGCTGAGATTTCTATTAATGATATTACGGGCGTTAATTTTGCACAACTGCTTGAAATGGTTGCCTTAATTAATCCTGATTTGCGGGTTCGTTTCTCTACTTCGCATCCTAAAGATATTACAGACGAAGTATTGCATGCCATTGCCAAATACGAGAATATTTGTAACTACATACACTTGCCGGTACAGTCGGGTAATAGCCGGGTATTAGACCTCATGAACCGGACGTATGACCGCGAGTGGTATATGGAAAGGGTCGAAGCTATACGTCGTATTATACCGGGGTGTGCCATATCAACCGATATGATTGCCGGTTTTTGCACCGAAACAGAGGAGGAACATCAGGAAACGCTAAGCATGATGGATTTTGTACAGTACGATTATGCCTACATGTTTATGTACTCTGAGCGCCCCGGCACCTTAGCAGCCAAACGTTACACTGACGATATTCCGGAAACGGTTAAAAATCGCCGCTTAAACGAAATTGTAAATAAGCAGCGGGCGCATTCACATTTACGTTTGCAGGAGCAAGTAGGTAAAGTACAGCGAGTTTTGATCGAAGGCTTCTCCAAAAAATCTAACCTCGATTATTGCGGCCGCAGCAACAATAATGCGATGGTTGTTTTTCCGGTAAGCGAAAGCTACAAGCCCGGCCAATATGTAAACGTATTCATTGACCGCTGCACAACAGCAACTTTGATAGGAAAAGTGATTTAATGTGCGGATGTGCAAATATGCAAATGTGCAGATATAAAAATGTTTTAATGGTTACAACGGCTTATAGACATTCATACCTGTCATTTGCACATTTGCATACCTGCACATTTGCACATCTACACACTCTATGAACGTACAAGAAATTAAACAACGCTTCGGGATTATCGGCAACTCGCCGATATTGAACCGGGCTATAGATATTGCTAACCAGGTAGCGCCTACCGATATTTCGGTGCTGATTACCGGGGAAAGTGGAAGCGGGAAGGAAGCCTTTTCGCATATTATACATAATTTAAGTCCGCGCAAGCATGGGCCGTTTATTGCCGTAAACTGCGGCGCCATACCCGAGGGTACTATCGACTCGGAATTGTTTGGCCACGAAAAAGGGGCATACACTGGTGCTATAGGCGAGCGTAAAGGTTACTTTGAAACGGTAAACGGCGGTACCATCTTTTTAGACGAGATAGGAGAGATGCCATTAGGTACCCAGGCGCGATTGCTACGGGTTTTGGAGTCGGGCCAGTTTATCCGGGTAGGTTCGTCTAAGGTCGAAAAAACCAATGTGCGGGTGATAGCCGCTACCAACGTAGATGTGTA harbors:
- the miaB gene encoding tRNA (N6-isopentenyl adenosine(37)-C2)-methylthiotransferase MiaB gives rise to the protein MMDLLTPDKTHDESRQGEAMMLEQTAEKHNGRKLYIESYGCAMNFSDSEIVASILLDKGFETTKDYNNADVVFINTCSIRENAEQRVRNRLKEFTVAKVKNPGMIVGVLGCMAERLKAKFLEEEKLVDVVVGPDAYRDLPNLIDQVDDGQKAVNVLLSREETYADINPVRLNTNGINAFVSIMRGCDNMCSFCVVPFTRGRERSRDPQSIIKECTDLYNQGYREVTLLGQNVDSYKWKPEATEAAEISINDITGVNFAQLLEMVALINPDLRVRFSTSHPKDITDEVLHAIAKYENICNYIHLPVQSGNSRVLDLMNRTYDREWYMERVEAIRRIIPGCAISTDMIAGFCTETEEEHQETLSMMDFVQYDYAYMFMYSERPGTLAAKRYTDDIPETVKNRRLNEIVNKQRAHSHLRLQEQVGKVQRVLIEGFSKKSNLDYCGRSNNNAMVVFPVSESYKPGQYVNVFIDRCTTATLIGKVI